A genomic segment from Verrucomicrobiaceae bacterium encodes:
- a CDS encoding Spx/MgsR family RNA polymerase-binding regulatory protein: MLQVYAYQGCSTCRDALRWLKEQKIPHTVHAIRETPPTLTELKAMLTARGSLRALFNTSGLDYRALGLKDKLPAMSPADALRLLSENGNLVKRPFAIDAEADIHLTGFKADEWAAALV; encoded by the coding sequence ATGCTCCAAGTCTATGCCTACCAAGGCTGCTCCACCTGCCGCGATGCCCTGCGCTGGCTCAAAGAGCAGAAAATCCCGCACACCGTCCACGCCATCCGCGAGACACCACCCACGCTCACCGAGCTGAAAGCCATGCTCACCGCACGCGGCAGTCTGCGTGCCCTCTTTAATACCTCCGGGCTGGATTACCGCGCTCTCGGGCTCAAAGACAAACTGCCCGCCATGAGCCCAGCCGATGCCCTGCGCCTGCTCTCCGAAAATGGCAATCTCGTGAAGCGGCCCTTCGCCATCGACGCGGAGGCAGACATCCACCTCACTGGTTTCAAGGCCGATGAATGGGCTGCCGCGCTGGTTTGA
- a CDS encoding RidA family protein, with translation MELINNAANVPSAVGPYSQAVKQGDFLFCSGQIPIDPATGKIDATDIEGQTRQVLSNIAAMLASQGRSMQHVVKATVFLTSMADFPKVNPLYAEAFGTHKPARSTIAVAALPLGALIEIEVIASLR, from the coding sequence ATGGAACTCATCAACAACGCCGCGAACGTGCCCTCCGCAGTGGGCCCCTACTCTCAAGCCGTCAAGCAGGGCGATTTTCTCTTCTGCTCCGGCCAGATCCCCATCGATCCCGCCACCGGCAAGATCGACGCCACCGACATCGAAGGCCAGACACGCCAAGTCCTGAGCAACATCGCCGCCATGCTCGCCTCCCAGGGCCGCAGCATGCAGCATGTCGTGAAGGCCACCGTCTTCCTCACCAGCATGGCCGATTTCCCGAAGGTCAATCCGCTCTACGCAGAGGCCTTTGGCACGCACAAACCGGCACGCTCCACCATCGCCGTCGCCGCACTGCCACTCGGTGCTCTCATCGAGATCGAAGTCATCGCCTCACTCCGCTAA
- the ligA gene encoding NAD-dependent DNA ligase LigA, with protein sequence MSHTEAAARAALLSTELHRHNRLYYIEARPEISDKEFDTLLRELQDIEAAFPDLQTPDSPTLRVGGAPLEGFTQIAHAVRMMSLDNTYSAQELTDFFARVQKGLAREKIDCVIEPKVDGVAISVRYENGILKHGVTRGDGSTGDDVTNNLKTIRTLPLRLPPGGPQTFEVRGEVFMPKAGFAKLNQEREEAGESLFANPRNSTAGTLKLLDPKIVAKRPLDIVFYGLADAGGLPVDSQNDVRDLLTRAGLPKSSLLWHADSAEGILHAIQQLDEQRKSLPYETDGAVIKVNAFSDQRELGVTSKAPRWAIAYKYQPEQAETKLLSVDIQVGRTGALTPVARLEPVFVSGSTVSNATLHNFEEIERKDIRVGDFVIIEKAGEIIPAVVSVKKDRRDGSEAHIATPSHCPICGSAVVKDAELVVIRCPNAKCPEVLKRRIEHFVSRGAMDISGLGESVVAQLVDLKLVTDVASLYDLNELLLARLERVGTKSIDNYLKAIATSKQQDPWRLIFGLGILHVGAGGARKLIEHFGGLDAIAAASIQELQSCPDIGEVVAVSLHAWFRDPDNLSLLQRLRDAGLNFTQKAVQAASDRLAGTTWVITGTLSQERETIADTIRSHGGKVSGSVSGKTTYLLAGEEAGSKLDKATKLGVKIITEADFRSMIG encoded by the coding sequence ATGTCCCACACCGAAGCCGCCGCCCGCGCCGCACTCCTCAGCACCGAGCTCCATCGCCATAATCGCCTCTACTACATCGAGGCGCGGCCAGAGATCAGTGACAAGGAGTTCGACACACTGCTGCGTGAGCTTCAGGACATCGAGGCGGCCTTTCCAGACCTCCAGACACCGGATTCCCCCACGCTGAGAGTCGGCGGTGCCCCGCTGGAGGGCTTCACCCAGATCGCCCATGCCGTGCGCATGATGAGCCTGGACAACACCTACTCCGCCCAGGAGCTCACCGACTTCTTCGCCCGTGTGCAGAAAGGGCTCGCCCGTGAAAAGATCGACTGCGTCATCGAGCCGAAGGTGGACGGCGTCGCCATCAGCGTGCGCTATGAAAACGGCATCCTCAAACACGGCGTCACCCGTGGCGATGGCAGCACTGGTGATGACGTGACGAACAACCTCAAAACCATCCGCACCCTGCCCCTGCGCCTGCCCCCTGGTGGCCCGCAGACCTTTGAGGTGCGCGGAGAGGTCTTCATGCCGAAGGCGGGCTTCGCCAAACTCAACCAGGAGCGTGAAGAAGCCGGTGAGAGCCTCTTCGCCAATCCGCGCAACTCCACCGCAGGCACGCTGAAGCTTCTCGATCCGAAAATCGTCGCCAAGCGCCCCCTCGACATCGTCTTCTACGGCCTCGCCGATGCCGGTGGCCTACCCGTCGATTCCCAGAACGATGTCCGCGATCTACTCACCCGTGCCGGCTTGCCGAAAAGCAGCCTCCTCTGGCATGCCGATAGCGCCGAGGGCATCCTCCACGCCATCCAGCAGCTCGATGAGCAGCGCAAATCCCTCCCCTACGAGACCGATGGTGCCGTCATCAAAGTAAACGCCTTCAGCGACCAGCGTGAACTCGGCGTCACCAGCAAAGCACCGCGCTGGGCCATCGCCTACAAATATCAGCCCGAGCAGGCCGAGACCAAGCTCCTCAGCGTCGATATCCAAGTCGGCCGCACCGGCGCATTGACCCCCGTAGCACGGCTAGAGCCCGTCTTTGTCAGCGGCAGCACCGTCAGCAATGCCACGCTGCATAACTTTGAAGAAATCGAGCGCAAAGACATCCGCGTCGGCGACTTCGTCATCATCGAAAAAGCAGGCGAAATCATCCCCGCCGTCGTTTCTGTCAAAAAAGACCGCCGCGACGGCTCAGAGGCCCACATCGCCACTCCCAGCCATTGTCCGATTTGTGGCTCCGCCGTCGTCAAAGACGCCGAACTCGTCGTCATCCGCTGCCCGAACGCCAAGTGCCCCGAAGTGCTGAAGCGCCGCATCGAGCACTTCGTCAGCCGTGGCGCCATGGACATCAGCGGCCTCGGCGAGAGCGTCGTCGCCCAGCTCGTCGATTTGAAGCTCGTCACCGATGTCGCCTCCCTCTACGACCTCAACGAGCTCCTCCTCGCCCGGCTCGAACGCGTCGGCACCAAGAGCATCGACAACTACCTCAAAGCCATCGCCACCAGCAAGCAGCAGGACCCCTGGCGGCTCATCTTTGGCCTCGGCATCCTCCACGTCGGCGCAGGTGGTGCACGGAAGCTCATCGAGCACTTCGGCGGCCTGGATGCCATCGCCGCCGCCAGCATCCAGGAGCTGCAAAGCTGCCCCGACATCGGCGAAGTCGTCGCCGTCAGCCTCCACGCCTGGTTCCGTGATCCAGACAATCTTTCCCTCCTCCAGCGCCTACGCGACGCCGGGCTGAATTTCACCCAAAAAGCCGTCCAAGCCGCCAGCGACCGCCTCGCCGGCACCACCTGGGTCATCACCGGCACCTTGAGCCAGGAGCGTGAAACCATCGCCGACACCATCCGCAGCCACGGCGGCAAAGTCAGCGGCAGCGTCAGCGGCAAGACCACCTACCTCCTCGCAGGCGAAGAAGCCGGCAGCAAGCTAGACAAAGCCACCAAACTCGGCGTCAAAATCATCACCGAAGCCGACTTCCGCAGCATGATCGGCTGA
- a CDS encoding DUF1080 domain-containing protein, translating into MKKLLSSLLLALTLSATAQEFTPLFDGKTLTGWKNPYEWGKTEIVNGEIHLTAEKKFFLITEKTYGDFIFEGDILLPEGQANSGFMFRAHVEKNKVFGYQAEVDGDANRKWSGGLYDEGRRMWFISPIKGNKESEAAFRARAGDAFKRNDWNTYRIECRGSSLKIFVNGVLTTDVQDSVDAAGVIAIQHHGEKGQTYKFRNLRIQELK; encoded by the coding sequence ATGAAAAAACTCCTCAGCTCCCTCCTCCTCGCACTCACCCTCAGCGCCACCGCGCAGGAATTCACGCCGCTCTTTGATGGCAAGACACTAACCGGCTGGAAGAACCCCTACGAGTGGGGCAAAACCGAAATCGTGAATGGTGAAATCCATCTCACCGCCGAGAAGAAATTCTTCCTCATCACCGAAAAGACCTACGGCGACTTCATCTTCGAAGGCGACATCCTCCTGCCCGAAGGCCAAGCCAACAGCGGCTTCATGTTCCGCGCCCATGTGGAGAAGAACAAAGTCTTCGGCTACCAGGCAGAAGTCGATGGCGACGCCAATCGCAAATGGTCCGGCGGACTCTACGACGAAGGCCGCCGCATGTGGTTCATCAGCCCCATCAAAGGAAACAAAGAAAGCGAAGCCGCCTTCCGTGCCCGCGCTGGTGATGCCTTCAAGCGCAATGACTGGAACACCTACCGCATCGAGTGCCGTGGCAGCAGCCTGAAGATCTTCGTCAACGGTGTGCTCACCACCGATGTGCAAGACAGCGTGGATGCCGCAGGCGTCATCGCCATCCAGCACCACGGTGAAAAAGGACAGACCTACAAATTCCGCAACCTGCGCATCCAGGAACTCAAGTAG
- a CDS encoding beta-lactamase family protein, whose product MKLVPRSLAALVLLASSLSAREKVVEMIRPAIPVGAPEAAKTAPEAKKADLKPAAAKPAPEPKKAAEAPKAPEAAKAPAKAEMKKLTPALPVAASVADAMQHFVKEGTLSGAVTLVAQRGKVLSFEATGLADIASKRPMEKDSLFWIASMTKPITALGVMMLQEEGKLSIHDPVEKHLPEFKNQLLVQEKSAGKTVLVKPTRPITIKDLLTHTSGLVGNSPLDGDALDVLTLKEAVITYALSPLQFEPGSKWSYCNPGINTLGRIIEVVSGMDYARFMEKRILGPVGMQNTTFWPQKSKLENLATSYKPAADGKGLEPVGIRYLTPPFSSKKRTPLAAGGLFSTAEDLLKLYQMLLDGGVAKKKRLISEESLKLMTTAQIGDLKAGFAEGMSMGLGFQLVAQPAGPTAALSAGTYGHGGAHGTQGWIDPVTGAIHILLIQRSGLQPNGDSSAVRAAFHAAAAGLLAK is encoded by the coding sequence ATGAAACTCGTCCCTCGCTCCCTCGCCGCACTCGTTTTGCTCGCCTCCAGTCTCTCTGCACGCGAAAAGGTCGTGGAAATGATCCGCCCGGCCATCCCTGTCGGTGCTCCAGAGGCCGCAAAAACGGCTCCAGAAGCCAAAAAGGCCGATTTGAAGCCCGCAGCGGCCAAACCTGCGCCAGAGCCGAAAAAAGCCGCTGAGGCCCCGAAAGCGCCTGAAGCCGCCAAAGCCCCTGCGAAGGCCGAAATGAAGAAATTGACGCCTGCGCTGCCGGTGGCGGCGTCTGTGGCCGATGCGATGCAGCATTTTGTCAAAGAGGGCACGCTCTCGGGTGCGGTGACGCTGGTGGCGCAACGCGGTAAGGTGCTGAGTTTTGAAGCGACGGGTCTAGCAGACATCGCGAGCAAGCGCCCGATGGAGAAGGACTCGCTGTTTTGGATCGCGAGCATGACGAAGCCGATCACGGCACTGGGCGTGATGATGCTCCAGGAAGAGGGAAAACTGAGCATCCATGATCCCGTGGAGAAACATCTGCCGGAATTCAAAAACCAACTGCTGGTGCAGGAAAAGAGTGCCGGGAAGACGGTGCTGGTGAAGCCCACACGGCCTATCACGATCAAAGACCTGCTCACGCACACGAGCGGGCTGGTGGGGAACTCGCCGCTGGATGGCGATGCGCTGGATGTGCTGACTTTGAAAGAAGCAGTGATCACCTATGCGCTGAGTCCGCTCCAGTTCGAGCCCGGTAGCAAGTGGAGCTACTGCAACCCCGGCATCAATACGCTGGGCCGCATCATCGAAGTGGTCAGCGGCATGGATTACGCACGCTTCATGGAGAAGCGCATTCTCGGCCCCGTGGGCATGCAGAACACCACTTTTTGGCCGCAGAAGAGCAAGCTGGAAAATCTTGCGACCTCCTACAAACCCGCAGCGGATGGCAAGGGGCTGGAGCCAGTGGGGATTCGCTATCTGACGCCGCCTTTCTCCAGCAAAAAACGCACGCCGCTGGCTGCGGGCGGTCTTTTCTCCACGGCGGAGGATTTGCTGAAGCTCTATCAGATGCTGCTGGATGGTGGCGTGGCGAAAAAGAAGCGCCTCATCAGTGAGGAGAGCCTGAAGCTCATGACCACAGCGCAGATCGGCGATCTGAAGGCTGGTTTTGCCGAGGGGATGAGCATGGGGCTGGGCTTTCAGCTGGTGGCGCAGCCTGCGGGACCGACCGCCGCTCTGAGTGCGGGCACCTATGGCCACGGCGGTGCTCATGGCACGCAGGGATGGATCGATCCGGTGACGGGTGCGATCCACATCCTGCTCATCCAGCGCAGTGGTCTTCAGCCGAACGGCGATTCCTCAGCGGTGCGAGCGGCCTTCCACGCGGCTGCGGCAGGCCTTTTGGCCAAGTGA